From a single Nocardioides panacis genomic region:
- a CDS encoding MEDS domain-containing protein produces the protein MLLPTNARAQAVGEAGVADPPTHRFDVRPAAEVYLQSGKFSVEHMTSVLSDTLDEVTAGGPGLLRATGEMPWPGVLLEPHGADDFFVYEAALNDIVDRKPAVFLCLYDLQRFGLDHLVAVLKTHPVVLLDQTVLDNPHFATRAEYDAEVADPDRRPLNAAPPTHTCRTRGRRSSRASCGSPGSSPRD, from the coding sequence GTGCTATTGCCGACCAACGCGCGTGCCCAGGCGGTCGGCGAGGCCGGCGTCGCGGACCCACCGACGCATCGGTTCGACGTGCGCCCGGCGGCGGAGGTCTACCTGCAGTCCGGAAAGTTCTCGGTCGAGCACATGACCTCGGTGCTCTCGGACACCCTCGACGAGGTGACCGCCGGGGGGCCTGGACTGCTGCGGGCAACCGGGGAGATGCCGTGGCCCGGGGTGCTGCTGGAGCCGCATGGGGCCGATGACTTCTTCGTCTACGAGGCGGCCCTCAACGACATCGTGGACCGGAAGCCGGCGGTCTTCTTGTGCTTGTACGACCTGCAGCGCTTCGGGCTCGACCACCTCGTTGCCGTGCTCAAGACCCACCCCGTCGTGCTCCTGGATCAAACGGTTCTCGACAACCCGCACTTCGCGACCCGGGCTGAGTACGACGCAGAGGTGGCCGACCCCGACAGACGTCCCCTGAACGCTGCGCCCCCGACGCACACGTGCCGGACCCGTGGCCGTCGCTCATCCCGGGCGAGCTGCGGATCGCCGGGTTCGTCGCCAAGGGATTGA
- a CDS encoding helicase — protein MPSRRLSSARRRSASPGRGGTRQRPLPSAGPGERLWVLDVPYGTQVEGATWHPAVKAHLSVGRAVPAHLAPYAPGPYTLGRFIENTLNPDNPTPSPEPTDALEPRRSQFEAADAIAARAAAGGRQFLLADEPGVGKTIAAVLGATAVGDLRGARRVLVVADRPAAITIGHWCRTITALGDGGLEWVVITWDRLEKVKDHTWDVIIADEAHALRRTTTKRWKHWARISGHGRPHDKAPFVIATTATPGHTPLELPYLAPAFAQVLDEPMREWTSAAQPGAVFATALARHGVGVEQGRYGATWITDAARRAADLKLVRGWLADERPPAMLHRAAPWGPVPISGMPVALTPAERAAYEAEWGEFCREMDIARRGRSVAKGRAALLRFRQKAGLIRVDSTVAWIVQQVQAERQVACSVEFVATAADPIADRLRDSGIEVAAIYGRDRFDPEAERLRFQTGLAKVCVFTTVASISLHAGETLADGRRASTEPRVGVFHQARFSGIAGRQVTGRTHRDHQVSPWHIAYAEGTVEEQVGKVMVERIAAASDTVGSDTTGLADLARLLGADWLPATTLTEGGT, from the coding sequence ATGCCCAGTCGTCGCCTCTCCAGCGCTCGTCGACGCAGCGCGTCGCCGGGGCGGGGCGGGACCCGACAGCGACCGTTGCCGTCCGCGGGGCCGGGCGAGCGGCTGTGGGTGCTCGACGTCCCCTACGGGACGCAGGTCGAGGGCGCCACCTGGCACCCGGCCGTCAAGGCCCACCTGTCCGTCGGGCGCGCTGTGCCCGCGCACCTCGCGCCCTACGCCCCCGGGCCGTACACGCTCGGTCGGTTCATCGAGAACACCCTCAACCCCGACAACCCGACGCCCAGCCCCGAGCCGACCGACGCGCTCGAGCCCCGCAGGAGCCAGTTCGAAGCGGCCGATGCCATCGCGGCGCGCGCCGCGGCGGGTGGACGGCAGTTCCTGCTGGCCGACGAGCCCGGCGTAGGCAAGACGATCGCCGCGGTCCTCGGGGCGACGGCGGTGGGCGACCTCCGCGGCGCGCGACGGGTGCTCGTCGTGGCCGACCGGCCAGCCGCGATCACGATCGGCCACTGGTGCCGCACGATCACGGCGCTGGGCGACGGGGGTCTGGAATGGGTCGTGATCACGTGGGACCGGCTGGAGAAGGTCAAGGACCACACGTGGGACGTGATCATCGCGGACGAGGCCCACGCGCTGCGACGTACGACGACGAAGCGGTGGAAGCACTGGGCGCGGATCTCGGGGCACGGTCGGCCGCACGACAAGGCGCCGTTCGTCATCGCGACCACCGCGACCCCCGGACACACGCCCCTGGAGCTGCCGTACCTCGCTCCGGCCTTCGCGCAGGTGCTCGACGAGCCGATGCGAGAGTGGACCTCGGCGGCGCAACCCGGGGCCGTGTTCGCCACCGCACTGGCACGCCACGGCGTCGGGGTGGAGCAGGGGCGCTACGGCGCGACCTGGATCACCGACGCGGCGCGGCGTGCCGCGGACCTCAAGCTGGTGCGCGGCTGGCTCGCCGACGAGCGGCCGCCGGCGATGCTGCACCGCGCCGCGCCGTGGGGACCGGTGCCGATCTCCGGCATGCCGGTGGCGCTCACACCGGCGGAGCGGGCTGCGTACGAGGCCGAGTGGGGGGAGTTCTGTCGTGAGATGGACATCGCGCGACGTGGCCGCAGTGTCGCGAAGGGTCGGGCCGCACTGCTGCGCTTCCGGCAGAAGGCCGGGCTGATCCGTGTCGACTCGACGGTCGCCTGGATCGTCCAGCAGGTCCAGGCCGAGCGCCAGGTGGCGTGCTCGGTCGAGTTCGTCGCGACCGCCGCCGACCCGATCGCCGACCGGCTGCGTGACTCCGGCATCGAGGTGGCCGCGATCTACGGCCGTGACCGGTTCGACCCCGAGGCCGAGCGGCTCCGGTTCCAGACCGGGCTGGCGAAGGTCTGCGTGTTCACCACGGTCGCCTCGATCAGCCTGCACGCCGGCGAGACCCTCGCCGACGGCCGCCGGGCGAGCACCGAGCCGCGGGTGGGCGTCTTCCACCAGGCCCGCTTCTCGGGCATCGCCGGGCGGCAGGTGACCGGCCGCACCCACCGCGACCACCAGGTCTCGCCGTGGCACATCGCGTACGCCGAGGGCACGGTCGAGGAGCAGGTCGGCAAGGTGATGGTGGAGCGGATCGCGGCAGCCTCCGACACGGTGGGAAGCGATACCACCGGTCTCGCCGACCTCGCCCGGCTCCTCGGGGCCGACTGGCTGCCGGCCACGACCCTGACCGAGGGCGGCACCTGA
- a CDS encoding PP2C family protein-serine/threonine phosphatase produces MAASDGCVTVPVRVRFPAVRMRRSVASTGSASLPIRRAFAATAPRERAQTLRGSQDPGVRPMQTRVDVEREWWLAGVLLLVVLVALDVLLGHQINGAYAGAAVLTATNAGVRRTASVAGLAVLASVASGVWNANLGGAEWAIRFAACVLICGLAVAVASVNDRRRSRLERTTELAQRVLDALAVELTGARTVKEVADGFVGHAVATLGATSAMVLTLDADDVLRTVTWHGRGGTGADQFQEVPLSGNLPGAVAAREGADLHYRSRAEIVSAFPALAGYYPTDRSLHLLPLHRDATTHGLLALTFPPDLFTPAEDGFLHSLAGALTSAILRAEELQDHDAATQRIALLAEASMTLSRSLDLETTLAEVGRLLVPRFADWCLLQLLRDGQLETVTVQHRDPDTTEWARSLTSAFPTRMDAPTGAPNVVRTGQSEIYPFLPAELVEASAVSPEHLAILQRLGFTSAIVAPLTGRDGVVGALTLIHAESGRRYQDADVAFLEEMADRVALALDTAATFQDQSQRLAGVTLVAEAAQRAILAQPPARIGPVSLSVRYLSAAAEAQVGGDLYEVVPAGSSVRLLVGDVRGKGLSAVRTATVVLGEFRAAAAGPGDVATVAREIDRRIPPYLLDTEEFVTAVLVDIAHDGHFQVVSCGHPAPVLLTAQGDIEEVELDSSPPLSLGVNPLTAHGKLAPGDRLLLFTDGMIEARSPTGEFINPAPFLPALARGEFNSALDALLASLTQAAGHRLDDDIALLLACYDPN; encoded by the coding sequence ATGGCGGCCAGCGACGGCTGTGTAACCGTCCCGGTCCGGGTCCGCTTTCCTGCTGTCCGGATGCGGCGTAGCGTCGCCAGTACCGGGTCTGCATCGCTCCCCATCCGGCGGGCATTCGCGGCAACCGCACCGCGGGAGCGGGCCCAGACCCTGCGCGGCTCTCAGGACCCTGGAGTCAGGCCTATGCAAACCCGTGTCGACGTCGAACGGGAGTGGTGGCTCGCGGGTGTGCTGCTGCTGGTGGTCCTGGTGGCACTCGACGTCCTCCTGGGACATCAGATCAACGGCGCCTACGCCGGCGCCGCAGTCCTGACCGCTACGAACGCCGGCGTGCGACGCACCGCGAGCGTCGCAGGGCTGGCCGTGCTGGCGTCGGTCGCCTCAGGGGTGTGGAACGCCAACCTCGGCGGAGCCGAATGGGCGATCCGCTTCGCGGCGTGTGTGCTGATCTGCGGCCTCGCGGTGGCGGTGGCCTCCGTGAACGACCGCCGGCGCAGCCGCCTGGAGCGCACCACGGAACTGGCGCAGCGCGTGCTCGACGCGCTCGCTGTCGAGCTCACCGGGGCCCGCACGGTCAAGGAGGTGGCCGATGGCTTCGTGGGACATGCCGTGGCGACGTTGGGCGCCACCTCGGCGATGGTCCTCACCCTCGACGCAGACGATGTGCTGCGCACCGTCACCTGGCACGGCCGCGGCGGGACGGGCGCGGACCAGTTCCAGGAGGTGCCGCTCTCGGGGAACCTTCCAGGCGCGGTGGCCGCGCGGGAGGGTGCGGACCTGCACTACCGGTCCCGGGCGGAGATCGTGTCCGCATTCCCGGCCCTGGCGGGGTACTACCCCACCGACCGCAGCCTGCACCTGTTGCCACTGCACCGCGACGCGACGACCCACGGGCTACTGGCCCTCACCTTCCCGCCGGACCTGTTCACCCCCGCCGAGGACGGCTTCCTTCACTCGCTCGCCGGGGCGTTGACCAGCGCCATACTCCGGGCCGAAGAGCTCCAGGACCACGACGCCGCCACCCAGCGCATCGCCTTGCTGGCCGAAGCGTCGATGACGCTGTCGCGCAGCCTGGACCTCGAGACGACCCTCGCGGAGGTGGGTCGGTTGCTCGTGCCCCGCTTCGCGGACTGGTGCTTGCTGCAGCTGCTCCGGGACGGGCAGCTGGAGACGGTGACGGTGCAGCACCGCGACCCCGACACCACCGAGTGGGCGCGCTCCCTGACCAGCGCCTTCCCCACCCGCATGGATGCCCCCACCGGCGCCCCCAATGTCGTGCGCACCGGGCAGAGTGAGATCTACCCGTTCCTCCCGGCCGAGCTTGTCGAGGCGAGCGCCGTCAGCCCGGAGCACTTGGCGATCCTGCAGCGGCTGGGCTTCACCAGCGCGATCGTCGCCCCCCTCACCGGGCGCGATGGCGTGGTCGGTGCGCTGACGCTGATCCACGCCGAGTCGGGCCGCCGCTACCAGGACGCGGACGTCGCGTTCCTCGAGGAGATGGCCGACCGGGTGGCGCTCGCCCTCGACACGGCCGCCACGTTCCAGGACCAGTCCCAGCGTCTGGCCGGGGTCACCCTGGTCGCGGAAGCCGCGCAGCGGGCGATCCTGGCGCAACCGCCCGCGCGGATCGGTCCGGTCTCGCTGTCGGTCCGATACCTGTCCGCGGCGGCCGAGGCCCAGGTCGGTGGCGACCTCTACGAAGTCGTGCCCGCAGGCTCTTCGGTGCGCCTGCTGGTCGGTGATGTGCGAGGCAAGGGCCTCTCCGCGGTCCGCACCGCCACCGTCGTGCTCGGTGAGTTCCGTGCCGCGGCCGCCGGACCCGGTGACGTCGCCACCGTGGCCCGCGAGATCGACCGACGGATCCCGCCGTACCTGCTCGACACCGAGGAGTTCGTGACCGCCGTGCTCGTCGACATCGCCCACGACGGCCACTTCCAGGTCGTCTCGTGCGGCCACCCCGCACCCGTGCTGCTGACCGCCCAGGGCGACATCGAGGAGGTTGAGCTCGACTCCTCACCCCCGCTCAGTCTCGGCGTGAATCCGCTGACCGCACACGGCAAGCTCGCCCCCGGCGACCGACTGCTGCTCTTCACCGACGGGATGATCGAGGCCCGCTCCCCCACCGGAGAGTTCATCAACCCCGCCCCGTTCCTCCCCGCCCTCGCCCGAGGAGAGTTCAACTCCGCACTGGACGCCCTCCTGGCGTCCTTGACGCAGGCGGCCGGGCACCGGCTCGACGACGACATCGCCCTGCTTCTCGCCTGTTACGACCCGAACTGA